CCGGCACCAAGGCTCGTCCCAGAAGGAGGTGATGTGGACAGCGTACCTCCGGCGCCAGTGGAAGTAGCGGCGATAGACTGCGGGGTTGCGGTCTAGGAAAAGCAGGTACGAGGCCAGGGAGGAGGCACTTGGGAAGTCATCCACATGGATGAAGGCGCCGCGGGGCATGAAGCGCTCATAGTTGGCACGGTCGGGGCCCAGCACCACCGGCACTGCCCCAGCGAGCAACGAGTTGCGCCAGAGCTTCTCGGTGATATAATCCAGGTGCTGCGAGTTCTCGAAAGCCAGGTAGAACTTGTAGCGGGCCACTGTGTGCAGGAGCCCAATTTCGGGCACCGGCTGCCCGGGCCCGCCCCGGCCGAACACGTCCACGGCCACGTGTTGGCTCAGCTGGTGGTAGTAGCGAACCCGGGCCTGGCGCTCGTCCCAGTGGCTCACCACCCATGCCACCAGCCCCTGTTTCCGGGACAGTGGCGGGGCCAGGCCTGACGGCTGGTCGCCGGGGTGGCTCCTGGGGTAGAGGTAGCCATAAGGCACGAAGATGTCCGAGTCTGCCCTGTAGGAGAGCGTCCAGTTGAAGAGGTTACTTGCCAGGCTTCGCAGCCCTGGGGAGTGCGAGGGCGACTCGAAGTTCATCCAAACCCAGCGCTGGCCTGGGGGCCTGGGGCTGGAGGTCGCCAGGGCTTCTGCCGCCGCCGCTGCCTCCTCGTCGTCCAACACTCGCAGTTCCACCTCCTCGGCACTGCGCGCCTGGACGCCCCAGGGCGGGGGCCAGTCGGGGGGTCCCTTCACAAGGTCGCGGTGGTGGAAAAGCACGGCCTGAGCCTCTCCGTAGGACGCGCGGTCGGTGAGTAGGCGGCAGCCGCTAATGTTGAAGCGCAGCCGGCAGTCGGGGGGCGGCCTAGCGACGTTGCCGCGCCCCCCGAAGGGCTCCCACCACAGCAGCACGCCCACCGGTCGCGGCGGGGTTGGCGACGCCCAGGGCAGAGGCGGCAGCTGCCCCCAGCAGGCATAGGTGATCAGCGCCGTACACGTCAAGCCGGCGGCCGCCAGCGCCCAGACGGTCCATGGCAGCCGCCGGCCTCGGCGCCACCCGCGccgcccgcccgccgccgccgccgccggtgAACCCCACGGCGCCCCCATGGCGAGAACGGGCTGAGCTGCCTCCGCTCGCCACGCGTCCGTAGGCGTGGAGGAGCGGCACCGGCTCTCATGCTGCAGCTGCGACTCCAGCCGTCGCTGTAGCTCGCCGCTGACCCGGGAATGGAAGGGGGCGGTCCTGGAATCCAAAGGCCGCAggcccagccctgctcctcccAAGTGCCGGGCGGGGCGAGCCGCCAGGGCAAGGTGAGCTGGCC
The genomic region above belongs to Papio anubis isolate 15944 chromosome 12, Panubis1.0, whole genome shotgun sequence and contains:
- the FUT4 gene encoding alpha-(1,3)-fucosyltransferase 4; amino-acid sequence: MRRPWGAAREPSGAGWEKEWAEAPQEAPGAWSGWLGPGRSGGKGRAAPGWASWPAHLALAARPARHLGGAGLGLRPLDSRTAPFHSRVSGELQRRLESQLQHESRCRSSTPTDAWRAEAAQPVLAMGAPWGSPAAAAAGGRRGWRRGRRLPWTVWALAAAGLTCTALITYACWGQLPPLPWASPTPPRPVGVLLWWEPFGGRGNVARPPPDCRLRFNISGCRLLTDRASYGEAQAVLFHHRDLVKGPPDWPPPWGVQARSAEEVELRVLDDEEAAAAAEALATSSPRPPGQRWVWMNFESPSHSPGLRSLASNLFNWTLSYRADSDIFVPYGYLYPRSHPGDQPSGLAPPLSRKQGLVAWVVSHWDERQARVRYYHQLSQHVAVDVFGRGGPGQPVPEIGLLHTVARYKFYLAFENSQHLDYITEKLWRNSLLAGAVPVVLGPDRANYERFMPRGAFIHVDDFPSASSLASYLLFLDRNPAVYRRYFHWRRRYAVHITSFWDEPWCRVCQAVQRAGDRPKSIRNLASWFER